The genomic segment TTCCTCCGCCGCAGCTACCACCAAACCCACCCGATTCATCCGAAACccgttctgttttttttttcttttccgtttATGGATCTGACTAGagagttaagaagaagaatgagtcTCTCTGTTagtctctctttatctcttttgaAACAGGTACCACAACCGTTGTTCCAGGTAAAATCACTGGTGTCGCTTCCGCTTCTCTCCGATTCAGATTCTGGATCTAAGACTGATACTGATTCCGATGCCTTCTTACGGAGCCTCCACGCCTTCTTCTTCGCCATCCTTCTTCTCTCacggttctctctctcttctatgtCTTTATCAGCTTCTCAAGTTACTTGTTTCAGTTTACGATGCTggtttattagtttttgtttgttttcttcgtttttctTAGATTGGGACtatgtttggttattggtttaagctCCGCTTAGGCGATGAGACTTTAGAACGGTCTAAGCAGATGTTTAAGGTCTTTCTCCGATNGTGAatctatataaaaagaaaatttatctaTGATTTTAATCTATAATGAAAAACATCATATTCTGCTTAAGtgaaccaaaacacaaaacatctttttaTTTAGGTTTACATTTTTGtgaatctaaataaaaataaaaataaaaataaaaatttaatggcTTAAGTgtaaaccaaaacacaaaattttcattttttatttttctttttccttgtaaTTTCACCTCTTCGTCTCCATATCTTCTCTCCCCTCTCTGTCTCTAAATCTCCTTTCCTTTTCAGATCTCCTCTTCTCATCGTCTCCAgatttcctctctcttctcttctcgtcGTCTTCCTCCGCCGCAGCTACCACCAAACCCACCCGATTCATCCGAAACccgttctgttttttttttcttttccgtttATGGATCTGACTAGagagttaagaagaagaatgagtcTCTCTGTTagtctctctttatctcttttgaAACAGGTACCACAACCGTTGTTCCAGGTAAAATCACTGGTGTCGCTTCCGCTTCTCTCCGATTCAGATTCTGGATCTAAGACTGATACTGATTCCGATGCCTTCTTACGGAGCCTCCACGCCTTCTTCTTCGCCATCCTTCTTCTCTCacggttctctctctcttctatgtCTTTATCAGCTTCTCAAGTTACTTGTTTCAGTTTACGATGCTggtttattagtttttgtttgttttcttcgtttttctTAGATTGGGACtatgtttggttattggtttaagctCCGCTTAGGCGATGAGACTTTAGAACGGTCTAAGCAGATGTTTAAGGTCTTTCTCCGATTTCATTGCAAAGAATTTGCGGGGTTAGTCCTCTGTTcctttatattttgatataatgAGATTTAGTTTCAAAGTTTCAGATGTGTTCATTGTTTTTGTAAGCCTTAGTAaaggtttttaatttacaatGCTCAGCTCAAATATTTTGTGCTCTTTAGTATATGTCGATAGATTATATCTTCAGTTTACATATTGAGGGAAAACCATCGATATTAACATTTGTGTATGTTTCTTTGATGGGTTTCATCTTGAGGGCACATGATGACTCATTTATCTTATGGAACAACATGAAACNNNNNNNNNNNNNNNNNNNNNNNNNNNNNNNNNNNNNNNNNNNNNNNNNNNNNNNNNNNNNNNNNNNNNNNNNNNNNNNNNNNNNNNNNNNNNNNNNNNNNNNNNNNNNNNNNNNNNNNNNNNNNNNNNNNNNNNNNNNNNNNNNNNNNNNNNNNNNNNNNNNNNNNNNNNNNNNNNNNNNNNNNNNNNNNNNNNNNNNNNNNNNNNNNNNNNNNNNNNNNNNNNNNNNNNNNNNNNNNNNNNNNNNNNNNNNNNNNNNNNNNNNNNNNNNNNNNNNNNNNNNNNNNNNNNNNNNNNNNNNNNNNNNNNNNNNNNNNNNNNNNNNNNNNNNNNNNNNNNNNNNNNNNNNNNNNNNNNNNNNNNNNNNNNNNNNNNNNNNNNNNNNNNNNNNNNNNNNNNNNNNNNNNNNNNNNNNNNNNNNNNNNNNNNNNNNNNNNNNNNNNNNNNNNNNNNNNNNNNNNNNNNNNNNNNNNNNNNNNNNNNNNNNNNNNNNNNNNNNNNNNNNNNNNNNNNNNNNNNNNNNNNNNNNNNNNNNNNNNNNNNNNNNNNNNNNNNNNNNNNNNNNNNNNNNNNNNNNNNNNNNNNNNNNNNNNNNNNNNNNNNNNNNNNNNNNNNNNNNNNNNNNNNNNNNNNNNNNNNNNNNNNNNNNNNNNNNNNNNNNNNNNNNNNNNNNNNNNNNNNNNNNNNNNNNNNNNNNNNNNNNNNNNNNNNNNNNNNNNNNNNNNNNNNNNNNNNNNNNNNNNNNNNNNNNNNNNNNNNNNNNNNNNNNNNNNNNNNNNNNNNNNNNNNNNNNNNNNNNNNNNNNNNNNNNNNNNNNNNNNNNNNNNNNNNNNNNNNNNNNNNNNNNNNNNNNNNNNNNNNNNNNNNNNNNNNNNNNNNNNNNNNNNNNNNNNNNNNNNNNNNNNNNNNNNNNNNNNNNNNNNNNNNNNNNNNNNNNNNNNNNNNNNNNNNNNNNNNNNNNNNNNNNNNNNNNNNNNNNNNNNNNNNNNNNNNNNNNNNNNNNNNNNNNNNNNNNNNNNNNNNNNNNNNNNNNNNNNNNNNNNNNNNNNNNNNNNNNNNNNNNNNNNNNNNNNNNNNNNNNNNNNNNNNNNNNNNNNNNNNNNNNNNNNNNNNNNNNNNNNNNNNNNNNNNNNNNNNNNNNNNNNNNNNNNNNNNNNNNNNNNNNNNNNNNNNNNNNNNNNNNNNNNNNNNNNNNNNNNNNNNNNNNNNNNNNNNNNNNNNNNNNNNNNNNNNNNNNNNNNNNNNNNNNNNNNNNNNNNNNNNNNNNNNNNNNNNNNNNNNNNNNttttttttttttttttttaattacgtaCGCAGATActacattatatatgtttttaaaaaaaattataatttgcaaATTGATGttgaattccaaaaaaaatcaaaaggacTGGAACATACCTTGGATACAAGTCAAATCAAACCGAGACAACAAGACAACGAAAGAGCTTACATGATATGGGGACACTGTGCACAACGTCAACCCACTCAACAATTCCCCAAACCTCACCTCCATCACGCTTTTCCAACCCAATTTCCGCACACCAAATCTTCTTCCTGTAATTGGGATTGGAGTTCGTACATTCTTCCCAAAGAAGCAAGAGATTCCCACCAAAGCTAACTACTTTAGCATTACCACGACTCCTCTTGTACTTGTCTTTTAATGATTCTAACCCTTTCACTTCTTTCCACTCATCAGACTTAATGTCATACCACCAGCACCCGTTGTTGCCTTGTAATTGTAGACCATAGGAGTAGGATATATTCTCTATCACACATTTTGACATCGGAAACGTTGCAATCACGCCTTTACCACATTCCCATTTACCTTGCTTTGTGTCATAAGCATACATCGTATTGTCTCTATTATCAAAGTAAATCTTTCCGTCGATCTCTGTGATTCTATAAATGTAACTCTTGCGTACCTCAGTACCCGGATCGGGGAGGCATGCCCAAGTCTGAGTCTTTGTATCAAATACTTCCACCCATGATTCATTCTCTAATACTTGGCCTCCCATTACATAGATTTTACCATCGTAGACACATGTCCTCGCAAACATCCGGGGTACGATCATGCTAGGGGCATCACGCCAAGTGTTACTGCGACAATCGAGGACCCGCACAGCTGAGGACGGTGACCATTGTCCTCCGACAACATAAATCTCTGAACCAACAACTATCGAGGGTGGTAGCGACTGAATATATGGAGACGGAATCGAAACAAACGAGACTCCgactgtcttcttcttcttcttcttcctcctcttcttagTCATGGAGTCGGGTAGGGTTCGATTAGGGTTAATCCAAAGTCTAAACCATTCGGTATAGTGACAACGATAATCTGATGCACAGACATAGAGACACTTCTCGGTGCTTCCGAGTTGAGATCGAGCTGCGTAGAGCTCGGTCGAAGAGAGAATTGAACGGAAGCTTTTGGAAACGAGCGAGAGTGTCGGGTAGTACGACCTCGAGATCCTTGCTAAGCAATTCACAACGATTTCATCTGGGAGTGAAAATAAAGACGGAGATGACGatggtggtgaagaagaaggagacaagttcttagtcttcttcctcctcttcctcttctcggATGGTTCGACTTGAATGTTCATAGCTAGCCACAGTAATGATTTTGTGAAAGCTGCGATCAGACTATTGAAACTATATAAataggttttgttttatttaatagcAAAACAGCCCCTTAATTATAATTAGTTTCTAAAAGaccccaaaatatatatatactagaaagtaGCACACGCGATGCGTGGgttatgtatgcattattaatttgaaacaaagaatcaaatttctatttaattgtatatgaaatgtacatgtaattgttaatatatgttttcaaaattaattttcataatattacgGTTTAACTataatagtttaatatataattattatatgatGCTTCATAAAAGAGTTATTTTAAgatagagaaaattaaaaagttcaattacacagaattgttgaaaatatttagacaatatgttactataataataggaccattgttttagttaccgccaaatcaatttaatttggtatttttgttaagtaattaagataaattatatttatttacatttttgttttttttgaaagaaaactgataagtagtctaaaaagaaaattgtaagaccttactatataattactttgatagataatttaatgttgttctatatattaattttactttcatcatctaaaagcaatacttaacaacaaataattttaaaagaaatacccTCTCTGGTaatccattttcaataatatctttatatatatacaaaacaactaaattataaaccctaaacttcaaatactaaacatattaaacattaTCTCTCCATCACTCTTGAATGAACTTGCCTCAANNNNNNNNNNNNNNNNNNNNNNNNNNNNNNNNNNNNNNNNNNNNNNNNNNNNNNNNNNNNNNNNNNNNNNNNNNNNNNNNNNNNNNNNNNNNNNNNNNNNNNNNNNNNNNNNNNNNNNNNNNNNNNNNNNNNNNNNNNNNNNNNNNNNNNNNNNNNNNNNNNNNNNNNNNNNNNNNNNNNNNNNNNNNNNNNNNNNNNNNNNNNNNNNNNNNNNNNNNNNNNNNNNNNNNNNNNNNNNNNNNNNNNNNNNNNNNNNNNNNNNNNNNNNNNNNNNNNNNNNNNNNNNNNNNNNNNNNNNNNNNNNNNNNNNNNNNNNNNNNNNNNNNNNNNNNNNNNNNNNNNNNNNNNNNNNNNNNNNNNNNNNNNNNNNNNNNNNNNNNNNNNNNNNNNNNNNNNNNNNNNNNNNNNNNNNNNNNNNNNNNNNNNNNNNNNNNNNNNNNNNNNNNNNNNNNNNNNNNNNNNNNNNNNNNNNNNNNNNNNNNNNNNNNNNNNNNNNNNNNNNNNNNNNNNNNNNNNNNGTTTAACAttaattgtaattgtgtatgttttgcaatttaatttttaacatattttcacataatttgtttttggtgCTAGATATAAAACTTTTCAATTTAATTCGAAGCTAAGTGTATCTAATATTCCACAAATTTTTGGTCACATTTCGTCACAAGTTTATGACACTGAACTATGTCGCTATCTGTCATTAATCAAAGACAACCAAATTGTGAGTGTTTGAAGCTAATTACTATGTAAATAACCGAAACAAGAAGTAGCAAATACCCACAAATAACTGTAACTTTTTGTATCAATTAGTTACAGATAAGTTGTAACTAAACTGTAACAGTTTGCGACAATTTGCTATACTGAAAACATTTGCTACTACCAAATAGTTACAAACTATTTTGGtaacaaaattgtaacaaaCATTTTTTAGCTATAAAAAAAGCTTTATACCCACATTTTTTTCTGTAACAATGCTACACATTTTTACTAGTGATTGACTTACCTTGGATATAAGTCAATGAACATACCTTGGATATAAGTCAATCAAATCGAGACAACAAAACAACGCCAGAGATGACCTGTTCTGGGGACACTATACACAAAATCAACCCACTCAACATTTCCCCAAACCTCACCTCCATCACGCTTTTCCAACCAATTTCCGCACACCAAATATTTACCCAATTAGTACTATTGGGATTGAATTTCGTACATCCTTCCCAAAGAAGCAAGAGTCTCCCACCAAAGCTAACTACTCTAGCTATACGTCCACCATTTTTGGCACCACTCCTCTTATACTTGTCTTTTAATGATTCTAACCCTTTCACTTCTTTCCATGCACCAGACTTAATGTCATACCACCAGCACCCGTTGTTGCCTTGTAATTGTAGACCATAGGAGTAGGATATATTCTCTATCACACATTTTGACATCGGAAACGTTGCAATCACGCCTTTACCACATTCCCATTTACCTTGCTTTGTGTCATAAGCATACATCGTATTGTCTCTATTATCAAAGTAAATCTTTCCGTCGATCTCTGTGATTCTATAAATGTAACTCTTGCGTACCTCAGTACCCGGATCGGGGAGGCATGCCCAAGTCTGAGTCTTTGTATCAAATACTTCCACCCATGATTCATTCTCTAATACTTGGCCTCCCATTACATAGATTTTACCATCGTAGACACATGTCCTCGCAAACATCCGGGGTACGATCATGCTAGGGGCATCACGCCAAGTGTTACTGCGACAATCGAGGACCCGCACAGCTGAGGACGGTGACCATTGTCCTCCGACTACATAAATCTCTGAACCAACAACTATCGAGGGTGGTAGCGACTGAATATATGGAGACGGAATCGAAACAAACGAGACTCCgactgtcttcttcttcttcttcttcctcctcttcttagTCATGGAGTCGGGTAGGGTTCGATTAGGGTTAATCCAAAGTCTAAACCATTCGGTATAGTGACAACGATAATCTGATGCACAGACATAGAGACACTTCTCGGTGCTTCCGAGTTGAGATCGAGCTGCGTAGAGCTCGGTCGAAGAGAGAATTGAACGGAAGCTTTTGGAAACGAGCGAGAGTGTCGGGTAGTACGACCTCGAGATCCTTGCTAAGCAATTCACAACGATTTCATCTGGGAGTGAAAATAAAGACGGAGATGACGatggtggtgaagaagaaggagacaagttcttagtcttcttcctcctcttcctcttctcggATGGTTCGACTTGAATGTTCATAGCTAGCCACAGTAATGATTTTGTGAAAGCTGCGATCAGACTATTGAAACTATATAAataggttttgttttatttaatagcAAAACAGCCCCTTAATTATAATTAGTTTCTAAAAGaccccaaaatatatatatactagaaagtaGCACACGCGATGCGTGGgttatgtatgcattattaatttgaaacaaagaatcaaatttctatttaattgtatatgaaatgtacatgtaattgttaatatatgttttcaaaattaattttcataatattacgGTTTAACTataatagtttaatatataattattatatgatGCTTCATAAAAGAGTTATTTTAAgatagagaaaattaaaaagttcaattacacagaattgttgaaaatatttagacaatatgttactataataataggaccattgttttagttaccgcaaaatcaatttaatttggtatttttgttaagtaattaagataaattatatttatttacatttttgttttttttgaaagaaaactgataagtagtctaaaaagaaaattgtaagaccttactatataattactttgatagataatttaatgttgttctatatattaattttactttcatcatctaaaagcaatacttaacaacaaataattttaaaagaaatacccTCTCTGGTaatccattttcaataatatctttatatatatacaaaacaactaaattataaaccctaaacttcaaatactaaacatattaaacattaTCTCTCCATCACTCTTGAATGAACTTgcctcaacttttttttgttttgtgaatgatttcgtaaataaaacatttgacttttataaattttatactatgGAGTATTGATGTACCATTTTTTCTATTGCTTGCTTTTTTTACGACTCACCTCtgtataattaacttttattttgctCGGTCCAAA from the Camelina sativa cultivar DH55 chromosome 12, Cs, whole genome shotgun sequence genome contains:
- the LOC104731692 gene encoding F-box/kelch-repeat protein At4g19870-like, whose product is MNIQVEPSEKRKRRKKTKNLSPSSSPPSSSPSLFSLPDEIVVNCLARISRSYYPTLSLVSKSFRSILSSTELYAARSQLGSTEKCLYVCASDYRCHYTEWFRLWINPNRTLPDSMTKKRRKKKKKKTVGVSFVSIPSPYIQSLPPSIVVGSEIYVVGGQWSPSSAVRVLDCRSNTWRDAPSMIVPRMFARTCVYDGKIYVMGGQVLENESWVEVFDTKTQTWACLPDPGTEVRKSYIYRITEIDGKIYFDNRDNTMYAYDTKQGKWECGKGVIATFPMSKCVIENISYSYGLQLQGNNGCWWYDIKSDEWKEVKGLESLKDKYKRSRGNAKVVSFGGNLLLLWEECTNSNPNYRKKIWCAEIGLEKRDGGEVWGIVEWVDVVHSVPISCKLFRCLVVSV